GCCCTCGGGGGCCGGGAGATGGTCCCCGCCGTGGTCCTGGACCTTTCCGGTCAAGGGCGGGAAGCCAGGGGTCCGGTTGAGTGGGAAGGGTGGGTCGGCAGCCAGGAGGTGGAGCGGCTGCGGGAGCTCGCCGCGGAGATGGCCTCCCTGGGCCTGGTGTACCTCGTCCTCTCCCTGGGGAAGAGGGAGGAACTTCCCTGGAGCGCGGAGGAGTTCCACGAGGCGCTTGGAGAAGGACCGGTCACCGTGGTCCACGCCCACCGCCTGCCCCGTCGCTCCGGGGCGCTGGTGAGGGGTTACGGGGTGCGCCAGGTTTTGCTGGAGCGCGAGGGCCTTTTCCGAATGGGCCCGGTGGAACTGGCCGACGAGATACTTTTCCTGCGCGACAACCGTCCGGGACCGGTGGGGAGCGGGAACCTTCTCCCTCTTCTCACTCGGCGCACGGACCTCGGAGAGGAGGAAGAGAGTGAGCTCCGCAGGGTCTTGGCCGTGCTCCGCCTGGTGCTGGGGGAGGCTTTCCTCCCCCTCCCCGAAGTGCTGTGGAGGCGAGGACGCCTCTGCGGCGGGAATTTCCTTATCCTCATCTTCTACAGTTGACCCTCGACTTTGACCCAATTCGTGCGCAAAACCCCAG
The genomic region above belongs to Actinomycetota bacterium and contains:
- a CDS encoding DUF3343 domain-containing protein; the protein is MAAKGETVLVFPSTHHMLRAEALLKEVGFRLRLVPAPPQAGELCTTAIAIPAEKVDEAASLLEGRGVLLKAVLYPAETAYPATGHFPAESYAELAAVPGLGRVMERLAAGETLERGDILSLLALEGEEERLCRTAEALTAALGGREMVPAVVLDLSGQGREARGPVEWEGWVGSQEVERLRELAAEMASLGLVYLVLSLGKREELPWSAEEFHEALGEGPVTVVHAHRLPRRSGALVRGYGVRQVLLEREGLFRMGPVELADEILFLRDNRPGPVGSGNLLPLLTRRTDLGEEEESELRRVLAVLRLVLGEAFLPLPEVLWRRGRLCGGNFLILIFYS